The Prosthecobacter vanneervenii region GTCCGCCTGAAGCTCTACAAGGGCAACATCATCCCTGCCGGACGCAAGAGCATCTACAGCCTCTACAATCCGCAGATCGCCACCATGGAAGCAGACCCCACCAAGGCCTACAACCAGGACGACGCCACAGGCTTCATCCGCCTGAATGGCCTCCGCCTCCGCACCGGTGCGCTACGCGATCGCAAAAAGTAAGTTCCGCTTATTAAAATGGGGGCCTTAGGGCCCCCATTTTTTATAGCCTGTTACGACATTAACAGGCAACGGGCTTGCGCTAAAACGACGATCAAAAAAAGTTACCGCCGATATATCTCACCATAGGGTAAAACCTACTTCCCCCGCACGGCGGATACGTGAATCAAACAGGATGAAGAGCGTCCCCGTGCAGTAGATCAAATTGGCCAGTCCCAGCCACAGTGGCATGAAGGAACGAGGCACCAAAGCCACATGCGGCTCCATGAGATGGGGAAACACCTGATTGAGAAAATACAGGCCGGCGCCAGCAGCAGCTAGAAAGACCAGCGCCAGCAGCCAGCGGCAGCTCGCGCGCTCGTTCATGAAGCCATACATGACCAGCAGGCTCAGCGCGTACCAAACGATCGAACCCGCGAACCAGCGGAAAACCTCATGGAAAAGAAACAGCGCGATCACGACCGCCCCTGTAATCATGTGAGACCACATGACCTTGCGGGTGAAGTCGATCTCTTTCAGGTGCCGGGCACCTCGATAACGCTGAACATCCAACATGCTGGCTGAACGATAGTATAAAATTAAGGGTAAATGATTTCTTTAAATGACCTCCAATATCCTTTATCTAGCACTTGGCTTGGTAGGCGGGATACACGCTTCTTAGCATAAATACGACCAAAAACCAATTTATCATTCAGATAACAAAGAAACTTTATGATGACCGTTGATCCTTGCGCCACTTTCCCAAGTTCCCTTTATCTATAATTCACGGTTCATTTTCTTCTAGGTTGTCTTTGATTAAGTTTACTCCTTTGGCCCCAATCGCAAACAAGATCCCCTTGTCTGCAGAATCCCGTCTGCATCCGATGCACAGATTGGAGGAAATCAGCACCCCCTTCACCTCTCCCGTGCTCCACGCTGCAGGCGTCTTCAGTCCGGAGAAAGTATTGCCAGTGAGTAGCAATCCATGCACGCCCCCCTCCAACAGCACGCCCGTTCCCATGTCCACGCCCATCGGCGTCTTGGCCTCAGCAGGACGCTTGTCCATGCCGGCTCCAATGTAGGTGTTGCAGAAGGAGTTCCCGCTGATCGTGTTGCGCTCGCTGTCCTTCCCCACTCTCACAGAGAACTCATGCGCCAGCACAAAGGTGTTCGCACTCAGTGTGCAGCCGCAGGCATCCCGCAGGTCAATCCCGCCCTTCAGGTGATGCGCGATCACGTTCGCACTTAGTGTGATTCCGTAGCAGTCGCGGTCCAGGATCACCGCTGTCCCGTTGCACTCCTCGATCATGTTTCCGCTCAGCACCGAGCCATAGGTGTTCTCGATGATCACGCCGTTCCCCAGGTGATCGTCCACATTGTTGCCATTCATGCACAGGTTGAAGGAATCGCTGCAGCGCAGCGCATCCTGGTTCTCCTCAAAGTGGTTCGCGTTCACCACGATGTCATGCCCGCCCATGATCTCCACCCCGCACTTCTTGTTGTAAGTAATGATGCAGTCCGCCACACGCGGATCTTCCGCACAGTTCACCATATGGATGCCGCTTCCACCATGGTGGTCGATCGACACGCCCTCAAAGTAAATCTCCTCAATGCACTCCGCAAAGATCCCATCCCCGCTCTTCTCATTGCCGCTCACCCTCAGGTCCGCCATCTGCACGCGCCATAGGCGCGCTTTTTTGTCGGTGTCGAGTGTCGGCGGGCGCAGAATGAAAGCAGGCGCTCCCTCGGCGTTCTTATTGATGATGTGTGTGGCCGCACCACCACCCACGATGCGTGTCTCCGCCGTCTTCACCAGCAGCGGTTGCGTGATCTCATAGTTCCCCGGCGGTATCGTCACCAGCCCGCCGCTGGCAGGCACAGCATCCAGGGCCGCCTGCAGGCTGGGATATTTCGCCGCATCCACCGCCACAGGCGGCGTGGCAGTTTGCGCATGGATAGCGGCGGCATGCAGGCAGAGGTAAAAAATCAGTGTTTTCATCCATCCACTTACGCGCCCTGCCTCCACATTTTCTCGCCCCCTCTCGGCCAACTTTCATCTCGCGCATTTTCCGCCTGCAAAAGCTCCCCGCCGCGCCACGTTTGCTCTTCCCCACCATGATCAAACGCCTCACGCTCCTGTTCGCAGCCGCCCTGTCGCTCTCCTCCGCTTTCGCGGAGCCCAAGAAGCTCCTCGTCGTCACTGTCACCACAAGCTTCCGCCATTCCTCCATCGAGACCGCCGAGAAAGTCCTCGCCGAACTCGGTCAGAAATCCGGTGCCTTTACCGTCGATTACGTCCACCAGCCCGACGGCCAGCCCAAGAACCCCGGCAAGCCTCCCGTGCGCGATGAGAAGAAGGACACTGACGAGTCCTTCAAGGCCAAGCAGGATGCCTACAGCAAGGCCCTTGCTGAATTCAACGTGGCCAACAAAATCTGGACCGAGAAAATCGCCGCCTACATGGCCGACAAGATGGCCCTCGACAAAATCAAGGGCTACGACGGCTTCGTCTTTGCCAACACCACCGGCGACCTCCTCCTCCCTGACCGCGAAGGCTTCATCAAGCTCATCGAAGGCGGCAAGGCCTTCATCGCCATGCACTCCGGCTCCGACACCTACCACCCCTTCCGTGGCTACATCGACATGCTGGGTGGAGAATTCGAAACCCACAAGTCTCAGGTCGAAATCCAGCCCATCGTTCATGACCCCGCCCACATCATCACCAAGACCGTTCCCTCCGGCTGGAAAGTCTTCGACGAGATCTACATCATCAAGACCTTCGACAAAGCCAAGGTGCATGGCCTCCTCGGTCTGAACACCCATCCCAACCTTGAGCAGATGCTGCAGGAAGCCGCCCAGCGGAAAGAAAAGAACATCCAAGACCCCAAGAAGGATGCCGACTTGAAGGATGTCGAAGCCCAAAAAGGCCGCTACTACCCCGTCTCCTGGTGCAAGGAACTCGGCTCCGGCCGTGTGTATTACAACTCCCTCGGCCACCGCGAAGACGTCTGGGATCCCACCTGGAAAGCCGGCACCAAGGACCGCAAGAACAGCCCTGAGATCGCCCAGACCTATCAGGACATGATCCTCGCCGGCATCAAGTGGGCCCTCAAGCTCGCCGACGCCCCCTCCCCAGTCGGCAACATTCCTTGAGGTAAACATTCCATCATTCAATCCCCGGGCGCTGTGGCAACACAGCGCCTTTTTTATTCTCACCTCTGGACGCGAACCGCCCCTTACGCCAGCTCAAACCTCACGTGCTCATAGTCCAGCACTGAAGGACATGCTGCTTCAAAAGAATGTGGCCGCGCAGCAGTGATGGCGATGACGGTGCTTCCAGCTCTTCGCCCGGCTTCGATGCCCGCCTGGGCATCTTCAAACACGAGACACTGGTCTGCCGTAGTTCCGAGCAGCCTTGCGGCTTTCAGATAGCCTTCTGGCTCAGGCTTGCCCTGAGAAACATCCTCGGCGGTGATCATGTTCTTGGGAATCGGCAGGCCAGCAGCCGTGAGTCTGCGCACCGCCAGCTCCCGCCCGGCCGAAGTAACCACCGCCCAGCGATGGCTGGGCAGGCGAGCGATTAGCTCTGCCGCTCCGGCAATGGCCACAATGCCCTCCACATCCGCAATCTCCATCGCCTCCACCTTCTTCGCCTCCACCTCAGCATCGGCTCCAGCAATCGCAAACGCACGCACGGTGTCGATGGTTCGGCGTCCGTGAGACTCCGCCATCACAGGCGCAAAGTCACGCCCGTGCGAGGCTGCCCAGTCACGCCACACGCGCTCCACCACCGCGCGCGAGTCCAGCAGCGTGCCATCCATGTCAAAAAGGACCGCCTGAAAGGGGCGATCAAGCTGGAGAATATCCGTTGCAGCAGAAGACATCGGCAGCACGACTTCTCACGGCGCTTCCGTCCCAGAGGCTGCGGCGGCCACTTCCGCGCGCTTGTCTTTGCTGAAGCGGATATCCTCAGCTCGCTCGATGAAGATGGTATCTTCGCAGATGTTCTTGGCATGGTCTCCCACACGCTCCAGAAAGCGTGCGATGAAAATGAGATGGATGTAGCCCTCCAGCTCCACGTGCTGGGACTCCATCACGGCGATGATCTCGCGGTCCAGTGCCTTCTCGGCAGCGTCCAGTTCCTTGTCCAGCAGGCGCGCAGCAGCAGCAGCTTCGGGGTCCGCATTCAGAAAGGCCTGCAGACTCTGGTCCAGATTGCGGTCACAAAGAGAGTACACCGGCTGGATGAGCTTCACTTCAGGGTACTCCGGCAGGTTGTTCAGAATCCGTGCACGCTTGGCGATGCTCGACGCCTGGTCGGCAATGCGCTCCAGGTTGTTCGCCACGCGGATCGTTCCCATCACCGCCCGCAGGTCATGCGCTGTCGGCTGAAACTTCACCAGGATCTGCATGCCCAGCTTGTCCACACTCTTCTCCAGTTCATTCACATCCTGGTCGGCAGCTATCGCGGCATTGCACAGGTCAGTGTCACGCTCCAGCAGGCCGCGCATCGCGCTGGCCAGGTTCTTGCGCGCCATGCTGGCCATCGCAAGGACGTCTCCGCGCAGCTTGTCGAGCGAGTGGGTGTAACTGGAAAGGATATGTTCGTGCATGGTTTAGAATGAACTAATGTGACAAATTCGCTACATTGGAATTGCGGAAGATTCAGATTCTCCCGCTGGCGGGTGCTCCTCTTCCGCCTCGGTCACCGCCCCCTTGGGATCACGATGAGTCAGACGGCAAAAGTCGGCATACCCTAGGATTTCAAAGCTACCGTCCAGATTTTCCACAATCGCTGTCATGGACTCCACCCAGTCTCCGGAGTTCAGATAGTGCGTGCTGCCCACCATCTTGTTGTCCACTTTGTGGATGTGCCCGCAGATGATGCCCTTGCAGCCCCGCTGCCGTGCCAGATTCTGCAGCTGCTCCTCATACTTGCCCACGGCTCCGATGGTGGATTTCACCTTCTGCTTCACCCAGGCGCTGAAGGAGAATGGCTCCTTACCCCGCAGTCCCCGGTAGGCGTTGTACAGGCGGTTGATCCTCAGAAGAAAGTTGTACCCTAGCCCACCCAGCTGCGCTAGCCACGCGTGGTTGGTGCTCACCGCATCAAAGCCGTCTCCGTGCACGACCAAATAGTCTCCTGTGGGCGTGTGGTGGATGTGCTCGTCTGTGATGATGAAGTGCTCAAACTGGATCGGGATGAAGCGGTCCAGCACATCGTCGTGGTTTCCACGCAGGTAGATGATCTCCGTGTTCTCCTTCTCCATCTTGCGCAGCACGGTGCGGATGAAGTTCGTGTGTCCCTTGTTCCACCCGCCCATGCGGCGCAGGTGCCAGGCATCAATGATGTCGCCATTGAGCACCAGTTTATCGCAGAGGCAGTGCCGCAGAAAATGGGAGGCCTGCGCAGCCTTGCTGTCTGGCATGCCCAGATGCACGTCGGAAATGAAGATGGTCTTGAACCTCAGCTTCGACTTGCCGGTGGCGGGATTCAGAACTGGTGCTTCGGCGGACATTTCTCTATTTCACGATCTCCTTCCTCTGCATCACAGATGCCAGTTCGTGCTCAAATTGCTCTATGACCCGCTCCCACCCGAGGTCAAACGCAGACTGCCGCGCAGCAAAGCGCAGTTCCCCATTCTGCCACGCTTCGGCAGCCACTCGCGCCTGCGCCAGAAAGGCCTCCGTTTCGTTAAAAGGGGCCAGCCAGCCGTTTTCCCCGCTGCGGATGAGCAGCCTGGGCGCAGCGTAGTCATACGCCACCACCCCCAGTCCCGCAGCCATCGCCTCCAGCACCACGTTCCCAAAGGTTTCCGTGATGCTCGGAAAGAGAAACACATCGCCCGACGCATAGTGCGCGGCCAGATCCTCCCCCGTTCGTGCCCCGGCATAGTGAAACTCAGGCCTCTCAGCCTTCAGAGACTCCAGCCGCGGGCCATTGCCCACGATAACCATGCGCGCCTTGGGCTGCACCTCTTTAAAGACGTCGTAGGCACGCACCACCAGCTCCAGATTTTTTTCGGCCGCCACCCGCCCCACATAGATTGCCACCGGGGTGCTTTCGTCTGCCCCCCAGCTCCGGCGCAGCACTGCATCCCGGCGGATGGGGTCAAACATCTCCGTGTCCACCCCGCGCCCCAGCACCCCAACATTCTGAATGCCCCAGCGCTCCAGCATGGCCGCCGTATCAGCAGAGGGGGTCAGAGTGCGGGCGGTCTGATTGTGAATCGTTCGCAGCACCCCCTGCGCCACCGTCTCCAGCCCCGGCAGGTGGTAGTCCTCCAGATAGTTTTGGAAGTTGGTATGAAACCCGGACACCACCGGGATGTCCCGCTTCCCCGCCGCGCGGATGGCCGAAATCCCCATGAGCGTCTCCGTGGCCACGTACAGGACATCCGGCCGGAAAGTGTCAAAAAGCTCCAGCATCTGCCGCGTGGAGGCAAAGCCAAAGCGCAGCCCGGGATAGCCCGGCAGCGGCATCGAGTGCATCACATGCCTCTGCAGCCCCTCCTGGGACTCCACCGTCGTCACCACCTCCACCACATGCCCGCGCTTCACCAGTCCCATGCCCAGCGTATGCAGCGTACGCGCCACGCCATTGATATCCGGCGGATAGGTGTCGGTGACGATGAGTACCCTCATGTGTGGAATTTACTTATTAACCTGCCTCAGCAAGAAGCGCATCCGCGAATCCACTCCAACTTTGTCACCGTGACGAATCCGTCACGCTTCATCTCTGGGAAGCCAGCAAGTCTGTTGCCATGTGACATCTTCGTTGCCATCATGCCTTTGCCGATGGCGCTCCCACGTCACACAGCCATTCCCTATGAGCAAAATACTAATCGTCGAGGATGAATCGGACATCGCAGACCTCATCTCCATGCACCTCACTCGCGAGGGGCACGAGGTGTCCTGCATCGGCAATGGCCTTCAGGTGCTTCCTGCTGCCATCGAGCAGCAGCCGGAGCTTATCGTGCTGGACCTCATGCTCCCCGGCATGGACGGCATCCAGGTCTTCAAGCGCCTCCGCGCAGACACCCGCACCGCCACCATCCCTGTCATCATTCTCACCGCCAAAAGCCAGGTCACTGACAAGATCACCGGCCTGGAGCTGGGTGCGGACGACTACCTCACCAAGCCTTTCAGCCCGCGAGAGCTCTACCTACGCATCAGCGCCATCCTGCGCCGTGTAAAAAAGGTCACCCACGTCTCCGAGATCCAGCGCGGCCGCTTCATGCTCGACCGCAAAAACCTCAAGCTCTACCTCGACGGCACCCCGCTCGACCTCACCACCATCGAGTTCAAGCTCCTCACCACCCTCATGGAAAACGATTCCGCAGTCCACAGCCGCGCCGATCTCCTGCGCGATGTCTGGGGCTACAACAGCGACGTCGCCACCCGCACCCTCGACACCCACATCAAGCGCCTGCGAGAAAAGCTCGGCTCCGCAGGAGATCACATCGTCACCATTCGCGGCACCGGCTTCCAGTTCCAGACAGAGCTCGCCGCCTCACAGCCCGCATGACCTCCTTCTCCCTCTTCCTCGTCCTGCTCCTGGCCGCCACCATCTTCGCCTGGGTGCGCCGCGAGAAATTCTGGACGAAACGCTGGGAGAACACCGCCAAAACCCTCGGCCTCCGCGCCCGGGATGCCGACCAGCTGCCCGCATACGCCGCCGTCGTGCTCCAGGCACGCCACAAGGCCGAGCACCAGGCGGAGCAGCGCCGCGTCTTTGAGTCACTGCTCGATGAGATCAGCCAGGGTCTCGTACTGCTGGATGACACCCTCCGCATCCGCTACGCCAACAAGCCCCTCGCCAAGCTCCTGCACCGCAAGGATATCCACGTGGGCCGCCCCCTCATCGAGGAGGTGCGCGACCACCAGATCTCCGTCCTCGTGCAGGAATCCATCACCGAAAAGCGCCACACCACCCGCCGCATTCAGATGCTGCCCTCAGACGTGGGCGCAGGGTCCAATCTCGGCGGCCGCTACTTCATTGTGGAAGCCGCCCCCCTCGGCGCCGATGTAGGCGGCGGTGCCTGGCTCATGCTCCAGGACGTGACCGAGGCCGCCATGACCGAGCAGATCCGCCGGGACTTCGTGGCCAATGCCTCCCACGAGCTGCGCACCCCCCTGACGCTCATCAATGGCTACATCGAGATGCTCCAGGAGGACTCCGCCAAGATGCCCGCCGCCACACGTCGCAGCCTCGACGTGATGGAAAAGCACGGCAAGCGCATCGCCCGCATCATCGAGGACATGCTGGCCATCTCCCGCTTGGAGGATGCCAGCAGCTCCCTGAACAAGGAGCCCTTCAATCTCCGCGCCTGCGCCAAGGACGCCGCCGACCACCTCTCCCCCATGCTGGAGGGGCGGGACGCCCGCATCGTCTTAGACATCCCAAAAGACGGCCAGCTCGTCGGCGACCGCTTTTACTGGGACCAGGTGTTCACCAACCTCCTCGAAAACTCCCTCAAGGAGAACTCCAAACCCGGACTCGTCATCCGCGTCTCCGGCGAGTGGCGAGACGGCGAATGCATCGTCAAGGTCAGCGACAACGGCATCGGCATCCCTGCACACGACCTGCCCTTTGTCTTCAAGCGCTTCTACCGCGGCAACAAGCACCACTCCTCCACCCAGGTGAAGGGCACCGGCCTCGGCCTGTCCATCGTCAAGCGCGCCGTGGAGGCCCACGGCGGCAAGATCGAGCTCTCCAGCACGCCAGGTGTCGAGACTACGTTTACCATGCGCCTTCCGGTACCAGATACGAAAGCTTGAGCCCAGGCCCGGTCTGTGGTTTAAACATACTATCTGTGGAAGACCTCTTCGGCCATCGCATCTCCTACCTCCGCGTTTCCGTCACCGACCGGTGCAACGAACGCTGCCGCTACTGCATGCCCGAGGAGGAGCAGACCTGGTTCGCCAAGGAGGAAACCCTCAGCTATGACGAGCTCCTGCGCGTCGTCCGCGTGGGCGCCACCCTCGGCATTAAAAAGATCCGCGTCACTGGCGGCGAGCCCCTCACCCGCCCCGGCGTCGCCGGCTTCTGCGCCGAACTCTCCCACATCCCCGGCATCGACGAAATCGGCATCTCCACCAACGGCACCCTACTAGCCAAACTGGACGGCGGCATCACCATCGCCGAGCACCTCGTCAAAGCCGGCGTCCGTACCGCCAACATCTCCCTCGACTCCCTCGACCGCGCCGTCTATCAGCGCACCACCAGCCGCGACCTCCTCCCCCGCGTGCTCGATGGCATCGAAGCAGCCCGCGCCGCAGGTTTCCAGTCCATCAAGCTAAACTGCGTCCTCATGAAGGGCCAGACCGAGCGCGAGCTGCCCGACCTCATCGACTTCGCCCGCCAGAAAGACGCCCTCCTCCGCTTCATCGAGCTCATGCCCGTGAGCACCCAGGAGGTGCTGAGCGACGACACCTTCCTCCCCGTCGCCACCGCCAAAAAGCTCGTCGAGCAGACCACCGGGCCTCTCATCGAGTCCCCCGATTTCAAGACCAACGGCCCCGCTGTCTATCATCGCGCCCCCGCCACCGGCCAGAAGATCGGCTTCATCGGTGCCATGACGAACCTGCACTTCTGCGAGAACTGCAACAAGCTCCGCCTCACCTGCGACGGCAAGCTCCGCCCCTGCCTCGGCTCCTACCTTGAGTTCGACCTCCGCACTGTCCTCCGCTCCGGCTGCACCGACTCCGAACTCGCCGCCTTCTTCCAAAACGTCGTCTCTCGCAAACCCAAGGAACACGACTTCCGCCACAACTACCAGCCCAACAGGCGCATGATCGCCATCGGCGGTTAAGCCAACGCGAGCGCGTTAGCGTCTTGGAGTGCGGCGCTTCAGCGCCGCTTTCGCAGGCCTTCAAACTCACGCAGACCACAAACTCTCCCCAGGCAGAGGCTTTTCCCCGCACACAGCACCCCTCGAAAACGGCAGCTTCGCGTGCTACAGTCCAAATTCCCCCACCCCTCATTCGGATTTACTCATTCGTCATTATCCTCCATGCCCGCCCTCACCCATCTCAACCGCAAAGGCGAAGCCGCCATGGTCGATGTCTCCGCCAAGCCCCCCGTGCTCCGTGAAGCCGTCGCCGAAGGACGCATCCTGCTTCAGCCCGCCACGCTCGATCTCATCCGCAGCAACCAGGTCAAAAAAGGCGACGTCCTCAGCATCGCCCGCATCGCCGGCATCCAGGCCGCCAAGCAGACGCAGTACCTCATTCCCCTCTGCCACCAGATCCCGCTGAGTAAAGTGCAGCTCGACTTTGAGCTTCGCTCCAAGGCCGTCCACATCACCGCCACCGCCATCACCGTCGCCCCCACCGGCGTCGAAATGGAAGCCCTCACCGCCGTCTCCGTTGCCGCCCTTACCATCTACGACATGTGCAAAGCCGCCGACAAAAAGATGCGCATCGAAGGCGTGAAACTCGTCAGCAAGACCAAAGGCACATCTGCAACCTGACAAGGACCAGCAGCAGCCGCAGCCATCCCTCAGGAAACCTCCGCCACCACCTGCCTGATCTGCTCACGAAACCGCTGCCAGGAGTGCTCGCTACTCCAGCTCAAGGCCGCGCTCCTCATTCGCTGAAGCATCGTTTCATCCGCCGCCAGCTGCTTCAGCCGCTCACGAATCGCCTCCGCACTTCGCACCGGCACGACAAAGCCCTCCTGCCCATCCTGGATCACTCCCTCCAGCCCCGAATGCGGCGTGGTCACCACCGCCAGCCCACAGGCCATCGCCTCCAGCAGCACCAGCGCCAGTCCTTCGTACAGCGTCGGCAGTACCAGCACATCATGCTGCCTCATCTCCGCCAGCACCTCAGCATGAGATAATCCGGCACGATGCCGGTGCGCCGCCAGAAAAGCATCCAGCGCCGCACAGGGCTTATCCGCTGTTCGGGAGCCAATAACCGTCAGCTCCGCCACTCCCTCCAGGCCACTCATGGCCTCCGCCAGATAGCTCAGTCCCTTGCCCTGGTTCAGACTGCCCACATACAGCACACGCAGGCTACATTGGGTCCGGGCTGCAGGAGAAGTCGGCGCACCAGGCTCAGGACATCCATACGGCACGACATGCACCCTGGCTCTGAAAGACGGAGCCAGCTTCAGGCTCTCACGCACCAGCTCACTTGGCACCACCACCACATCCGCCATTTGCAGCTCTCGATCCCGCCTCAGCATCGCCTCGCTGCCATCTTCCATCACAGGCAGGGTCGCCGCCCACTCTGGTTTTAGTCCGGCTTCCTCCCTCACCACATCCCGGGTAAAGCGCCAGTAGGGCGTCGGCAGCTCATAGATCGTCCGCAGGCCCCTCTCACGCGCTGCCAGAAACGTATGCTCCGCCGCATCCATGTAGGCATACACCGCTTGCACACCATGGCTTTGCCTCACAGCACGGCTCACCTCCCCGTCAAACCACCGTACCACCTGATCCAGCCTTCCCAGCCTGCCAGCCAGCGGCAGTCTCCTCAGCCCCGGCACACTGCGACAGGCCAGCCTCAGCAGCTCCCGTGAGGCATGAGACTTCATGAAAGGCTCCACCACTTCAGGAAAGGTGCGGCGTGCCCCTGCCCCCGTCAGACGCCTCAGCCACACAGGCACCACGAGAGTCGTGTGAAACGCCTCCAGCGAACCTGCCTCAGCCAGCGCCTGCGCCACGGCACAGCTGTTCGGATTGCCCGTAAAATGTGAAACCAACACCTGCATGCCCTCCATCCCTCATCCCTGAAAACAAACAGTCAAACCCCATGTTGCCTCCTGCAGGCGCGAGCGCACAAAAAAGCACGCGATGCCTCACAGCATCGCGTGCTCCCAAAGATCTCAAAATCTCACTTTACGCAAACACGCCCGTCAGCGGCTGCCCCTTGTCCGCGATGGTGAACGGACGCTTGCTCGGGCTGTAGATCACCTGATCGAGCGGCAGACCCAGGGCGTACGCGATCGTGGCGTTGAAGTCCATGATCTTGACCTTGTCCTCCACCACCTCACGGCCTTCCTTGTCGGTCTTGCCGTAGGTGAAGCCCTGCTTCACGCCACCGCCAAACATGACGCCGGAGAAAGCCTTCGGATAGTGGTCACGTCCGGCATTCTGATTGATGTCAGGTGTGCGGCCAAACTCAGACGTCAGCACGATGAGCGTCTCTTCCAGCAGACCGCGGTTGTGCAGGTCAGAAACGAGCGTGGCCAGTCCCTTGTCCAGCGTTTCGCAGCGGTCCGGCACCGCCACAAAGTTGGCGTTGTGCGTGTCCCAGCCACCGAGGGAGACTTCCACAAAGCGCACCCCGCGCTCCACCAGACGGCGGGCCAGCAGGCACCCCTGGCCAAAGGCTTCCTTGCCGTAGGCCGCACGGAGTTCGCCGGGCTCTTCGCTCAGATCAAAGGCCTTCAGGTCTTCCGACTTCATCATCGCAATCGCGTCATCATACATGTCGGCATAGGCCTTCACATTGCGGTGCGGGAAAGTGCTGCGGAAGTCCTTGTCCAGCTCATCGGCCAGCTTCATGCGCGCCTGGAACTTCTCCTCCGGGCTGCCGTTCTTGATGTTTTTCAGGCCGTTCTCCGGATTGCTCACAAACAGCGGCGCCTGCGCAGCCGGGAAGAAGCCCGCGCCGGGATGGCGGCTGTCATTGCCAATGAAGACAAAGTTCGGCAGCGTGCTGTTGCCACCACCTTGGAACACATTGAGCCACGCACCCATGGCAGGATGGCGGATCGTGCCACGCATCTCGTAGCTGGTGTGCATCATGTAGTTCCCCTGCTCATGCGCACCCTGAGTG contains the following coding sequences:
- a CDS encoding right-handed parallel beta-helix repeat-containing protein, whose protein sequence is MKTLIFYLCLHAAAIHAQTATPPVAVDAAKYPSLQAALDAVPASGGLVTIPPGNYEITQPLLVKTAETRIVGGGAATHIINKNAEGAPAFILRPPTLDTDKKARLWRVQMADLRVSGNEKSGDGIFAECIEEIYFEGVSIDHHGGSGIHMVNCAEDPRVADCIITYNKKCGVEIMGGHDIVVNANHFEENQDALRCSDSFNLCMNGNNVDDHLGNGVIIENTYGSVLSGNMIEECNGTAVILDRDCYGITLSANVIAHHLKGGIDLRDACGCTLSANTFVLAHEFSVRVGKDSERNTISGNSFCNTYIGAGMDKRPAEAKTPMGVDMGTGVLLEGGVHGLLLTGNTFSGLKTPAAWSTGEVKGVLISSNLCIGCRRDSADKGILFAIGAKGVNLIKDNLEENEP
- a CDS encoding ThuA domain-containing protein → MIKRLTLLFAAALSLSSAFAEPKKLLVVTVTTSFRHSSIETAEKVLAELGQKSGAFTVDYVHQPDGQPKNPGKPPVRDEKKDTDESFKAKQDAYSKALAEFNVANKIWTEKIAAYMADKMALDKIKGYDGFVFANTTGDLLLPDREGFIKLIEGGKAFIAMHSGSDTYHPFRGYIDMLGGEFETHKSQVEIQPIVHDPAHIITKTVPSGWKVFDEIYIIKTFDKAKVHGLLGLNTHPNLEQMLQEAAQRKEKNIQDPKKDADLKDVEAQKGRYYPVSWCKELGSGRVYYNSLGHREDVWDPTWKAGTKDRKNSPEIAQTYQDMILAGIKWALKLADAPSPVGNIP
- a CDS encoding HAD family hydrolase → MSSAATDILQLDRPFQAVLFDMDGTLLDSRAVVERVWRDWAASHGRDFAPVMAESHGRRTIDTVRAFAIAGADAEVEAKKVEAMEIADVEGIVAIAGAAELIARLPSHRWAVVTSAGRELAVRRLTAAGLPIPKNMITAEDVSQGKPEPEGYLKAARLLGTTADQCLVFEDAQAGIEAGRRAGSTVIAITAARPHSFEAACPSVLDYEHVRFELA
- the phoU gene encoding phosphate signaling complex protein PhoU; protein product: MHEHILSSYTHSLDKLRGDVLAMASMARKNLASAMRGLLERDTDLCNAAIAADQDVNELEKSVDKLGMQILVKFQPTAHDLRAVMGTIRVANNLERIADQASSIAKRARILNNLPEYPEVKLIQPVYSLCDRNLDQSLQAFLNADPEAAAAARLLDKELDAAEKALDREIIAVMESQHVELEGYIHLIFIARFLERVGDHAKNICEDTIFIERAEDIRFSKDKRAEVAAAASGTEAP
- a CDS encoding UDP-2,3-diacylglucosamine diphosphatase, with translation MSAEAPVLNPATGKSKLRFKTIFISDVHLGMPDSKAAQASHFLRHCLCDKLVLNGDIIDAWHLRRMGGWNKGHTNFIRTVLRKMEKENTEIIYLRGNHDDVLDRFIPIQFEHFIITDEHIHHTPTGDYLVVHGDGFDAVSTNHAWLAQLGGLGYNFLLRINRLYNAYRGLRGKEPFSFSAWVKQKVKSTIGAVGKYEEQLQNLARQRGCKGIICGHIHKVDNKMVGSTHYLNSGDWVESMTAIVENLDGSFEILGYADFCRLTHRDPKGAVTEAEEEHPPAGESESSAIPM
- a CDS encoding glycosyltransferase family 4 protein, encoding MRVLIVTDTYPPDINGVARTLHTLGMGLVKRGHVVEVVTTVESQEGLQRHVMHSMPLPGYPGLRFGFASTRQMLELFDTFRPDVLYVATETLMGISAIRAAGKRDIPVVSGFHTNFQNYLEDYHLPGLETVAQGVLRTIHNQTARTLTPSADTAAMLERWGIQNVGVLGRGVDTEMFDPIRRDAVLRRSWGADESTPVAIYVGRVAAEKNLELVVRAYDVFKEVQPKARMVIVGNGPRLESLKAERPEFHYAGARTGEDLAAHYASGDVFLFPSITETFGNVVLEAMAAGLGVVAYDYAAPRLLIRSGENGWLAPFNETEAFLAQARVAAEAWQNGELRFAARQSAFDLGWERVIEQFEHELASVMQRKEIVK
- a CDS encoding response regulator transcription factor, producing the protein MSKILIVEDESDIADLISMHLTREGHEVSCIGNGLQVLPAAIEQQPELIVLDLMLPGMDGIQVFKRLRADTRTATIPVIILTAKSQVTDKITGLELGADDYLTKPFSPRELYLRISAILRRVKKVTHVSEIQRGRFMLDRKNLKLYLDGTPLDLTTIEFKLLTTLMENDSAVHSRADLLRDVWGYNSDVATRTLDTHIKRLREKLGSAGDHIVTIRGTGFQFQTELAASQPA
- a CDS encoding sensor histidine kinase, with the protein product MTSFSLFLVLLLAATIFAWVRREKFWTKRWENTAKTLGLRARDADQLPAYAAVVLQARHKAEHQAEQRRVFESLLDEISQGLVLLDDTLRIRYANKPLAKLLHRKDIHVGRPLIEEVRDHQISVLVQESITEKRHTTRRIQMLPSDVGAGSNLGGRYFIVEAAPLGADVGGGAWLMLQDVTEAAMTEQIRRDFVANASHELRTPLTLINGYIEMLQEDSAKMPAATRRSLDVMEKHGKRIARIIEDMLAISRLEDASSSLNKEPFNLRACAKDAADHLSPMLEGRDARIVLDIPKDGQLVGDRFYWDQVFTNLLENSLKENSKPGLVIRVSGEWRDGECIVKVSDNGIGIPAHDLPFVFKRFYRGNKHHSSTQVKGTGLGLSIVKRAVEAHGGKIELSSTPGVETTFTMRLPVPDTKA